From Mauremys reevesii isolate NIE-2019 linkage group 10, ASM1616193v1, whole genome shotgun sequence, the proteins below share one genomic window:
- the LOC120373767 gene encoding noggin-2-like produces MKGPQSLLLWAGWLLLQRGSGQPYLRLRPSPSDNLPVKDILEHPDPEYDPKEQDLDERTLRKKLGSSFDPAFMSVAAPAPGNLSSPAPTPRLRGSAPLPGELKKLELGESPSGPRLKLGKKARRKFLQWLWAYTHCPVRYAWKDLGVRFWPRYIKEGSCFAEKSCSFPEGMYCKPAKSVPKTFLRWYCQGWSRQKYCTWIPVQYPLISECKCSC; encoded by the coding sequence ATGAAGGGGCCGCAGAGTCTCCTGCTCTGGGccggctggctgctgctgcagcgcggCTCCGGCCAGCCCTACCTCCGCCTCCGGCCCTCCCCGAGCGACAACCTGCCCGTCAAGGACATCCTGGAGCACCCGGACCCCGAGTACGACCCCAAGGAGCAGGACCTGGACGAGCGGACGCTGAGGAAGAAGCTGGGCAGCAGCTTCGATCCCGCGTTCATGTCGGTGGCCGCCCCGGCGCCGGGGAACCTCTCCAGCCCGGCGCCCACGCCCAGGCTCCGGGGCTCGGCGCCGCTGCCCGGCGAGCTGAAGAAGCTGGAGCTGGGCGAGAGCCCCTCGGGACCCCGCCTGAAGCTGGGCAAGAAGGCCCGGAGGAAGTTCCTGCAGTGGCTGTGGGCCTACACCCACTGCCCCGTGCGCTACGCCTGGAAGGACCTGGGCGTCCGCTTCTGGCCGCGCTACATCAAGGAGGGCAGCTGCTTCGCCGAGAAGTCCTGCTCCTTCCCCGAGGGCATGTACTGCAAGCCGGCCAAGTCCGTGCCCAAGACCTTTCTGCGCTGGTACTGCCAAGGCTGGTCCAGGCAGAAGTACTGCACCTGGATCCCGGTCCAGTACCCGCTGATCTCGGAGTGCAAGTGCTCCTGCTGA